A genomic window from Candidatus Pelagisphaera phototrophica includes:
- a CDS encoding Do family serine endopeptidase, with product MESIRLATMTAIAVSLVSTLFGEDSIADKVKINREPLDRSSTSAVVSYSESLSKARPAVVNISSTRVMDTSSQLQNDPFWRFFGEGQMPRQREVQGQGSGVIVSNDGYILTNNHVVEDASEVTVSLQGGRVLEAKVVGTDPQTDVAVLKVESKEELPFAVLADSDQIEVGDVVFAIGNPLGVGQTVTMGIVSAKGRDGLGMIEDGFENFIQTDASINQGNSGGALVDAEGRLIGINTLILTDGRSSGNIGIGFAIPTVLSHNVMVSLVEEGSVSRGFLGVGIQPLDSDLVEAMGLSDTKGALVNHVIPGSPADEAGLQVGDVVVKIIEDEVQSASDLRLKIAAKSPGSSVELTLYRDEKYFKTDVVLGERKPQGQASVGGSRDRELLEGIEAAPLSDELKQKYQIGDEVESGLVVTSVSPESPYARQLVAGMVIEKIKGEAVYTVRDAKKLLESGTKVALFVYIEGFYRYMAVEIE from the coding sequence ATGGAAAGTATTCGCTTGGCGACTATGACCGCTATTGCCGTTTCACTTGTCTCAACCTTATTTGGAGAGGACTCGATTGCCGATAAGGTGAAGATCAATCGTGAGCCACTCGATCGAAGCTCAACGAGTGCTGTTGTGAGCTATTCGGAATCCTTGTCGAAAGCGCGTCCTGCCGTTGTTAATATTTCATCGACTCGCGTGATGGACACAAGCAGCCAATTGCAAAACGATCCCTTCTGGAGATTCTTCGGGGAAGGCCAGATGCCGAGGCAAAGGGAAGTTCAAGGGCAGGGGTCCGGTGTCATTGTTTCAAATGATGGATACATCCTTACAAACAATCATGTAGTAGAGGATGCGAGTGAGGTTACGGTCAGCCTGCAGGGTGGTCGAGTGCTTGAGGCGAAAGTCGTGGGGACCGATCCGCAAACAGACGTCGCTGTACTCAAAGTGGAGAGTAAAGAGGAACTCCCTTTTGCAGTACTGGCGGATAGCGATCAGATAGAAGTGGGGGACGTAGTTTTCGCGATCGGCAACCCACTTGGAGTCGGCCAAACAGTGACTATGGGTATCGTGTCTGCCAAAGGTCGGGACGGATTGGGTATGATCGAGGATGGATTCGAGAATTTTATACAAACGGATGCGTCGATCAACCAGGGAAACTCCGGTGGAGCATTGGTTGATGCTGAAGGGAGGCTAATCGGAATTAATACGCTAATCCTAACGGATGGAAGAAGCAGCGGAAACATAGGGATCGGATTTGCGATTCCAACGGTTTTGTCCCACAATGTGATGGTTAGCCTGGTTGAGGAGGGTTCCGTGTCTCGCGGGTTTTTGGGGGTTGGTATCCAGCCGTTAGATAGTGATTTGGTTGAAGCGATGGGGCTTTCGGACACAAAAGGAGCCTTGGTGAACCATGTGATCCCAGGATCTCCAGCCGACGAGGCTGGTTTGCAAGTGGGCGACGTCGTTGTGAAGATTATTGAGGACGAAGTACAGTCTGCGAGTGATTTGCGCCTGAAGATTGCTGCCAAATCTCCAGGGTCTTCGGTAGAGCTTACGCTATATAGAGATGAAAAATACTTTAAGACGGATGTGGTGCTCGGTGAAAGGAAGCCACAAGGACAAGCCTCCGTTGGTGGATCTCGAGACCGGGAACTGCTGGAAGGTATAGAGGCCGCGCCGTTAAGCGATGAACTGAAACAGAAGTACCAGATTGGCGATGAAGTTGAGAGCGGACTCGTCGTTACAAGCGTTTCGCCCGAAAGCCCCTACGCCCGCCAACTAGTCGCTGGTATGGTGATCGAGAAGATTAAAGGGGAAGCGGTGTATACCGTGAGGGACGCGAAAAAGCTCCTCGAGTCTGGAACGAAAGTCGCTCTCTTCGTTTACATCGAAGGATTCTACCGGTACATGGCCGTCGAAATAGAGTAG
- the lpxD gene encoding UDP-3-O-(3-hydroxymyristoyl)glucosamine N-acyltransferase, which yields MRFELSIDEIRASAESVEEAGAFDGQCVHGVATLKEAIDGDLSFLSLAKYVPDLEKTKASVVFVPEDCQLSPQQNQLFLKVKHPNLALARACESIAQSLWPRKPGGLHASSIVDSTAEVDETAYLGPFCVVGGGVKVGPNTQIHAGTVIDDGASIGADCWISSNVSILRDTKIGDRVRLHAGVVLGADGFGYEFNGQQHEKIPHLGWVELDSDVEIGANSSIDRGRLGATFVGQGTKIDNHVQVGHNVSIGKHCILCAQVGIAGSTTIEDFVVFGGRAGASGHLTIGQGSKLAGCAAAFSDLPQNSVSGGTPAIPLNAYQRITVVQRKLPELFKRVQRLESQLGQLSS from the coding sequence ATGCGATTTGAGCTAAGCATCGATGAAATTAGAGCCAGCGCGGAATCAGTTGAGGAAGCGGGCGCTTTCGATGGGCAATGTGTCCATGGCGTTGCGACTCTCAAAGAAGCAATAGATGGGGACCTCTCTTTTTTGAGTCTGGCGAAGTACGTGCCGGATTTGGAGAAAACGAAAGCGAGTGTTGTTTTTGTGCCAGAAGATTGTCAGCTAAGTCCGCAGCAGAACCAGCTTTTCCTCAAAGTTAAGCACCCGAATTTAGCTCTAGCTCGGGCTTGTGAGTCGATCGCCCAATCCCTCTGGCCTCGCAAGCCAGGCGGCCTACACGCCTCTTCGATCGTTGATTCCACAGCCGAAGTCGACGAGACCGCCTACCTAGGACCCTTCTGTGTGGTCGGTGGCGGTGTCAAAGTCGGCCCGAACACGCAGATACATGCGGGTACCGTGATAGACGATGGCGCAAGTATTGGAGCAGATTGCTGGATTTCCTCAAATGTCAGTATTCTGCGGGACACTAAAATTGGAGACCGTGTTCGTTTACATGCAGGGGTGGTTCTAGGCGCGGATGGGTTTGGCTATGAATTCAATGGTCAACAGCACGAGAAAATCCCTCACCTGGGCTGGGTAGAATTGGATTCTGATGTAGAAATTGGGGCCAATTCGTCGATCGATCGTGGTAGGTTGGGGGCTACTTTTGTGGGGCAAGGTACCAAAATCGACAATCATGTGCAGGTCGGGCACAACGTTAGCATCGGGAAGCACTGTATTCTTTGCGCCCAGGTTGGTATCGCCGGCAGTACGACGATTGAAGACTTTGTCGTCTTTGGGGGTCGTGCGGGAGCCTCGGGCCACCTAACGATTGGGCAAGGATCCAAACTTGCCGGTTGCGCGGCAGCCTTCTCGGATCTTCCCCAAAACAGTGTATCTGGAGGCACACCTGCTATTCCGCTGAACGCATATCAGCGTATTACCGTGGTGCAGCGCAAGTTGCCGGAGCTTTTCAAGCGGGTTCAGCGCTTGGAATCACAATTGGGGCAATTATCCTCATAG
- a CDS encoding OmpH family outer membrane protein yields MKTFISSLTLLAMTGLGSVLAQAETVILTISVNGAAEQYYKVQEFLEQIQATQEQAQERVASINEEGKTLEQEYQELVEQAGSDILTEQARNDAKEDARVKYQEIAQKQNELRQFAENVQRQLAARQNTQMSLFTKEIMEVVTEVAKERSASLVLDTSGASQNGMPTVYTFDDSMDITAEVVTRINASKSEEEPAAAAE; encoded by the coding sequence ATGAAAACTTTTATCTCATCCCTAACCTTGCTTGCAATGACTGGCCTTGGTTCGGTGTTGGCTCAGGCTGAGACCGTGATACTCACAATCAGCGTGAACGGCGCTGCCGAGCAGTACTACAAGGTACAGGAATTTCTGGAGCAAATCCAAGCTACTCAGGAGCAGGCGCAAGAACGCGTTGCTTCGATTAACGAGGAAGGCAAGACCCTCGAGCAAGAGTACCAAGAACTGGTGGAGCAAGCGGGAAGCGATATCCTCACGGAGCAGGCTCGTAACGATGCGAAGGAGGATGCTCGTGTAAAATACCAGGAAATTGCCCAAAAGCAAAACGAACTGCGCCAATTTGCAGAAAACGTCCAGCGACAGCTCGCTGCGCGTCAAAACACCCAGATGAGCCTGTTCACTAAGGAAATCATGGAAGTGGTGACTGAAGTGGCAAAAGAGCGTAGCGCATCGCTCGTTCTAGATACGTCCGGAGCCTCTCAAAACGGTATGCCTACAGTATACACGTTCGATGACTCGATGGATATCACCGCTGAGGTAGTTACGCGAATTAACGCGAGCAAAAGTGAAGAAGAACCCGCGGCTGCAGCTGAATAG
- the bamA gene encoding outer membrane protein assembly factor BamA has protein sequence MKTTRNSSARYLLLPLLALASLFSAGQAQVVESPENVEPPTIRKLIINFTGLSNVNEEVARANMSLREGELYDQIAIDRDIRTLYRTQLFEHIEVRLQPIGDDEVDLFFDIRPKFRIASISFDGNEKIRDRRLENELEIQANNILNERRVKEGGHTLKEYYLKRGYSQARVEYEIDRNPATGFGNVIYRIREGGKYKISKVKFTGNENVKSRKLRRNIKTKKRGFFSLFTGSGKFDADQFEDDLEKLKDVYMEEGHLDIDIDPSQVQFSYPSKRRMVIVIGVDEGKEYKVGSVNFEGNELYKDDILRLMLRVKPGDRYRPERLDEDLERIEDFYGQFGYMETRVRLTRVPNVTTGNIDIEYEIYESEKYQVESIEIEGNTKTKSTVVIRELALGPGSTFDSVRMDASRMRLENTRYFEDVNVTPQVNQIPGRRDLKITFREGRTGNFSFGAGFSSLEKGTFFVELTQSNFDIFNWRGAFQGDGQKFRLRAQIGSLSSQIVLAFEEPWLFERRLAFGFNLFDTSNSYSRLYEVGQTGFDVYIRKRLIELIEARLSYSLVSYGYSGFSSELDQSQRELFDQSNGEISKVNLLLLRDRRDRIINTFSGSRYELDLTTAGGPLGGVFQYNKIESRNLFHLPLSTWHSQTIAFLLRAGVVKESGDSTFVPFEERFYLGGPNTLRGFEFRDVSPKESGFIPLDPNLRGTSPLERRPYEVGGKTYGLFSAEYTIGFTDGFHGAIFYDGGFVNKAAGDFSLDREQATALYGGQGVTLGYNNSGWNDNFGVGIRISVMGTPLRLDYAIPITTSGSPDIGGNDNGAQFNFTFGGRL, from the coding sequence TTGAAAACCACACGGAATAGCTCCGCAAGATATCTTCTTCTTCCGCTTCTGGCATTGGCCAGTCTCTTTTCAGCAGGCCAAGCACAGGTCGTTGAGTCTCCTGAGAACGTTGAACCACCGACGATTCGGAAGCTCATCATTAATTTCACTGGCTTGTCCAATGTGAACGAAGAAGTAGCCCGGGCAAATATGTCTTTACGAGAGGGTGAGCTCTATGACCAGATAGCGATCGATCGCGATATCCGAACACTTTATCGTACCCAACTCTTCGAGCATATCGAAGTGCGTTTGCAGCCGATTGGAGATGACGAGGTCGACCTGTTTTTTGATATACGTCCTAAGTTCCGCATCGCCTCAATCAGTTTCGATGGAAACGAGAAGATCCGGGACCGCCGTTTGGAAAATGAGTTAGAAATTCAAGCGAACAACATTTTGAATGAGCGCCGCGTGAAAGAGGGTGGGCATACTCTCAAGGAGTATTACTTGAAGCGCGGGTATTCGCAAGCTCGTGTCGAATACGAGATCGACCGAAACCCGGCGACTGGATTCGGGAATGTTATCTATAGGATTCGAGAAGGCGGAAAGTACAAGATCAGCAAAGTTAAGTTTACTGGAAACGAGAATGTGAAATCTCGGAAGCTGCGTCGGAATATAAAGACCAAAAAGAGGGGATTTTTCTCTCTCTTCACAGGGTCAGGAAAGTTTGACGCTGACCAGTTTGAGGACGATCTGGAAAAACTGAAAGACGTCTACATGGAGGAAGGTCATCTGGATATCGATATCGACCCTTCTCAGGTACAGTTTTCTTATCCTTCGAAGCGGCGGATGGTCATCGTGATCGGGGTCGACGAAGGCAAGGAATACAAGGTTGGCAGCGTCAATTTCGAAGGCAATGAGCTCTACAAGGACGACATTCTTCGTTTGATGCTGAGAGTTAAACCTGGTGACCGATACCGGCCCGAACGCCTGGATGAAGACCTCGAGCGTATAGAAGATTTTTATGGGCAATTTGGATACATGGAGACGCGCGTTCGTCTCACTCGAGTTCCCAACGTCACTACTGGCAACATTGATATCGAGTACGAAATTTACGAAAGTGAAAAGTACCAGGTAGAGTCGATCGAAATCGAAGGAAACACCAAAACTAAGAGCACCGTTGTGATACGCGAGTTGGCTCTTGGACCCGGAAGCACCTTTGACAGTGTACGCATGGATGCCTCGCGAATGCGTCTGGAGAATACGCGGTATTTTGAGGACGTCAACGTGACCCCGCAGGTAAATCAGATCCCAGGACGCCGCGACTTGAAGATCACGTTCCGCGAAGGTCGTACCGGAAACTTTTCTTTCGGAGCCGGTTTTAGCTCTCTCGAAAAAGGGACGTTTTTTGTGGAGCTGACTCAGTCGAATTTTGATATATTCAACTGGCGGGGGGCCTTCCAGGGAGATGGTCAGAAGTTTCGTTTGAGAGCTCAAATTGGTTCTCTCTCTTCCCAGATCGTGCTCGCATTTGAGGAGCCATGGTTGTTCGAGAGGCGACTGGCTTTCGGCTTCAACCTTTTCGATACCAGCAATAGTTACTCGAGGCTTTACGAAGTAGGCCAGACAGGATTTGATGTTTACATTCGTAAGCGTCTGATCGAGCTGATTGAGGCTCGACTGTCTTACTCGCTTGTTTCCTACGGATACTCAGGCTTCAGCTCAGAGCTCGATCAATCGCAGCGAGAATTGTTTGATCAGAGTAATGGTGAAATATCCAAGGTGAATTTACTGCTACTTCGCGACCGCCGAGATCGGATTATCAACACGTTTAGCGGATCCCGCTACGAATTGGATTTAACGACTGCGGGCGGACCATTAGGGGGCGTATTCCAGTATAACAAGATCGAAAGTCGCAATCTGTTCCATTTGCCGCTTTCTACCTGGCACTCTCAAACGATCGCGTTCTTATTACGAGCAGGCGTGGTCAAGGAGTCGGGAGACAGCACGTTCGTGCCTTTCGAAGAGCGTTTCTATCTTGGAGGGCCCAACACCTTGCGCGGTTTCGAGTTTCGCGACGTTTCTCCCAAGGAAAGTGGCTTCATCCCGCTGGATCCCAATTTGAGAGGTACTAGTCCTTTGGAGCGCAGGCCTTATGAGGTGGGAGGAAAGACCTATGGCCTGTTCAGTGCAGAGTACACGATCGGGTTCACTGATGGTTTCCATGGAGCGATTTTCTATGATGGCGGTTTCGTGAATAAGGCCGCGGGCGACTTCAGCCTCGATCGAGAGCAGGCAACCGCTTTGTATGGAGGCCAGGGAGTGACCCTTGGATATAACAATAGCGGCTGGAATGACAATTTCGGGGTTGGCATCCGAATTTCCGTTATGGGAACACCTCTGCGCCTGGATTATGCGATTCCTATTACGACTTCAGGGTCCCCGGATATCGGTGGAAATGACAATGGAGCTCAATTCAACTTTACATTTGGCGGAAGATTATAG
- the dnaB gene encoding replicative DNA helicase — protein MPFKPSSTETPNAPVDLVTAGRTLPHSIDAEKGLLAACLIDPAEVISRCLSMKLPREAFYSQAHQTIYNTCVEVFETKSILDAKVLAEELNTRGQLNEVGGPVYVAELATQIETTAHASYFLDIVREKYLLRRLIYTATKTVKSCFEPQLDGGLENFIDDIEKEIFAISDDRVADTSQPIKKSVDDAVKLVQKLIAGRGELAGLSSGFDDLDKMTFGLHSQEMMVLAARPSMGKTSLAMNIAEAVALPMKPGRQSAGVLIFSLEMSAEQLAMRLLTSRAKVSSQRLREGFVNKEEQQELAQAAKELKNARLWIDDSGHVTINQLRAKARRIWARNDNMGLIVIDYLQLLTGTDPKIQREQQISEISRGLKTLAKELNVPVIVLSQLNRDSEKEKRQPKLSDLRESGSIEQDADVVLLLARPKDAGDEHSVAADTADLIIAKQRNGPVGEIKLTFRKEYTRFENHTE, from the coding sequence ATGCCGTTTAAGCCTTCGAGCACCGAAACGCCAAACGCCCCCGTCGATTTAGTAACGGCTGGGCGGACTTTGCCTCACAGTATCGACGCTGAAAAAGGTTTGCTTGCAGCTTGTCTGATAGATCCAGCGGAAGTCATCTCTCGGTGTCTCTCGATGAAGTTGCCTCGAGAGGCATTCTACAGCCAGGCCCATCAGACCATTTACAATACCTGCGTCGAAGTATTCGAAACAAAGTCGATACTCGATGCCAAAGTGCTGGCGGAAGAGCTCAATACTCGCGGACAGTTGAACGAGGTCGGTGGGCCTGTTTATGTGGCCGAACTCGCCACCCAAATTGAGACGACTGCTCACGCTTCCTACTTTCTCGACATTGTTCGAGAGAAATACCTTTTGCGGCGGCTGATTTACACGGCTACCAAAACCGTAAAGAGCTGCTTTGAACCGCAACTCGATGGGGGCTTGGAAAACTTTATCGACGATATCGAAAAGGAGATATTCGCGATCAGCGATGACCGAGTTGCCGATACATCCCAGCCGATTAAGAAATCGGTCGATGATGCCGTGAAGCTGGTTCAGAAGCTTATCGCGGGACGCGGTGAATTGGCGGGGCTGTCGTCCGGGTTCGACGACCTTGATAAGATGACCTTTGGGCTCCATTCCCAGGAAATGATGGTTCTGGCCGCTCGTCCTTCGATGGGTAAGACAAGCCTGGCGATGAACATTGCTGAAGCGGTTGCGTTGCCGATGAAGCCCGGGAGGCAAAGTGCCGGCGTTCTCATCTTCAGTTTGGAAATGAGCGCGGAGCAGCTTGCCATGCGTTTGCTGACCAGTCGGGCGAAAGTGAGTTCGCAACGATTGCGGGAAGGCTTCGTGAATAAGGAGGAGCAACAAGAGTTAGCTCAAGCGGCAAAGGAGCTCAAGAACGCCCGTTTGTGGATTGACGATTCGGGGCATGTGACGATCAATCAGTTGCGAGCGAAAGCCCGCCGCATCTGGGCTCGCAACGATAATATGGGTTTGATTGTGATCGACTATCTTCAGCTCCTCACCGGAACGGACCCTAAAATTCAGCGCGAGCAGCAAATTTCTGAAATTTCTCGAGGATTAAAAACCCTTGCCAAGGAACTCAACGTTCCTGTGATTGTACTAAGTCAGCTAAACCGTGATTCCGAGAAAGAAAAACGACAACCGAAACTCTCAGACCTCCGCGAATCGGGATCCATTGAGCAAGATGCTGATGTGGTCTTGCTTTTGGCTCGACCTAAAGACGCGGGTGACGAGCATTCGGTAGCAGCCGACACAGCCGACCTAATCATCGCCAAGCAACGAAATGGTCCGGTTGGGGAAATTAAATTAACCTTCCGAAAAGAATACACTCGCTTTGAAAACCACACGGAATAG
- the rplI gene encoding 50S ribosomal protein L9, translating into MATSEVLLIQPVENLGAEGDQVKVKAGFARNFLLPHKYAVPLTRANRKQIEALKVRRAEREAKNLEDAKVQAAKISETHFAIAVKTGDSGKMFGAVTAIHVHEKLVEAGFEKIVRKQVLLSEPIKEIGQHSVTIKVFQDIEAELKFDVVSENPIVEDVAEEEAASSED; encoded by the coding sequence ATGGCTACAAGCGAAGTACTACTCATTCAGCCCGTTGAAAATTTGGGCGCGGAAGGTGATCAGGTTAAGGTAAAGGCAGGTTTTGCCCGCAATTTCCTGCTCCCTCACAAATACGCGGTTCCTCTCACTCGGGCAAACCGCAAGCAGATCGAGGCTCTCAAGGTTCGCCGCGCCGAGCGGGAAGCGAAAAATCTTGAAGATGCGAAGGTCCAAGCCGCAAAGATCTCGGAAACGCATTTTGCGATCGCAGTAAAAACGGGCGATTCAGGAAAAATGTTCGGAGCGGTTACCGCTATCCACGTTCACGAGAAGCTGGTTGAGGCAGGATTCGAGAAGATCGTTCGCAAACAGGTACTGCTGAGTGAGCCAATCAAGGAAATTGGGCAGCACTCGGTGACGATCAAGGTTTTCCAAGATATTGAAGCGGAACTGAAGTTCGACGTTGTATCCGAAAATCCGATTGTTGAAGACGTAGCGGAAGAGGAAGCAGCTTCTTCGGAAGACTGA
- a CDS encoding single-stranded DNA-binding protein yields MPNFNKVLLMGNLTREPELRATPSGTAVCQFGLAVNRIYNNSNGERQEETTFVDVEAWGRQAETISKYVTKGNPLFIEGRLKLDTWENKEGEKRSKMKVVLENMQLISQRGEGGGYSQSDSAPPARESSPASGSANKSDDIEEDVPF; encoded by the coding sequence ATGCCAAATTTCAATAAAGTCCTATTGATGGGAAATCTTACCCGCGAGCCAGAATTGCGGGCCACTCCCTCAGGCACTGCCGTGTGCCAATTTGGTCTCGCCGTTAACCGGATCTACAACAACTCGAACGGGGAGCGGCAGGAAGAGACCACGTTTGTCGACGTAGAGGCTTGGGGCCGTCAGGCAGAAACGATTTCTAAATACGTAACTAAAGGAAACCCTCTTTTCATTGAGGGCCGCCTCAAACTCGATACTTGGGAGAACAAGGAAGGGGAGAAGCGTAGTAAGATGAAGGTAGTTCTGGAGAACATGCAACTGATCAGCCAGCGGGGCGAAGGGGGTGGATACAGCCAGTCGGATTCCGCCCCTCCTGCCAGGGAAAGCTCTCCCGCAAGTGGTTCTGCAAATAAGAGCGACGACATCGAGGAAGATGTTCCCTTTTAA
- a CDS encoding 30S ribosomal protein S6 has product MANYKATFILDTRGREENADELVEGLKGELEGAGAEVTSAQNLGKHDFARAADRRYETGLYAQFKLTGDASMHKNVLEKLRLNKLVSHKIIQKI; this is encoded by the coding sequence ATGGCCAACTATAAGGCAACTTTTATACTCGATACTCGCGGTCGCGAAGAAAACGCTGACGAACTCGTTGAAGGGCTCAAAGGCGAGCTTGAGGGTGCGGGAGCCGAGGTCACCTCGGCCCAAAATCTTGGAAAGCACGACTTTGCTCGAGCCGCTGACAGGCGCTACGAGACGGGCTTGTATGCTCAATTCAAGCTGACAGGCGATGCGAGCATGCACAAAAACGTGCTGGAAAAACTTCGCTTGAACAAACTGGTGTCACACAAGATAATCCAGAAGATTTAA
- the pth gene encoding aminoacyl-tRNA hydrolase: MSYRLIVGLGNPGSEYKQTRHNIGFQVLDNFASKQGASAWSKNRNLKGDLSVFVPELDAKIYLLKPLTFMNESGVSIQKVCSYYRIPPEEVVVVYDEINLGLGEVKVSTSGGPGGHNGLSDIASRIKPTFTRFRIGIGQKTPKEMSLADYVLGKFSKEDEILISAFMERYLDCLDRLIREGADKAMIHINRKPKTKDREDGQL; encoded by the coding sequence ATGAGCTATCGGCTTATTGTCGGTCTTGGTAATCCTGGTAGCGAGTACAAACAGACTCGCCACAATATTGGATTTCAAGTTCTCGACAACTTCGCATCGAAGCAAGGCGCTAGTGCGTGGTCGAAAAACCGCAATTTAAAAGGAGACCTTTCTGTTTTCGTCCCTGAATTGGATGCGAAGATCTATTTGCTTAAACCACTCACGTTTATGAATGAGAGTGGTGTCAGTATCCAGAAGGTTTGCAGCTACTATAGGATACCGCCTGAAGAAGTCGTCGTCGTATACGACGAAATCAACCTAGGTTTAGGCGAGGTAAAGGTCAGCACCTCAGGGGGTCCCGGAGGCCACAACGGCCTCAGTGATATCGCATCTCGTATTAAGCCGACCTTTACGCGCTTTAGGATAGGCATTGGCCAAAAGACGCCAAAGGAAATGAGTCTTGCGGATTACGTATTGGGAAAATTTAGTAAGGAAGACGAAATCTTAATTAGCGCTTTCATGGAGCGTTATCTCGATTGCCTCGACAGGTTGATACGAGAGGGAGCCGACAAGGCGATGATTCACATAAACCGAAAACCGAAAACCAAAGACAGAGAAGATGGCCAACTATAA
- a CDS encoding 50S ribosomal protein L25: MKQLTINATTRKEGGSAASGRLRKEGKIPAIAYGKSKDPTKLFVDSSELRVALREIGNSTPIVKVKEGKGAVRTSIIQEVQRHAITDKYLHVDFREIADDEVVQLEVPVHAVGEPWGVKNEGGTLEYVAHSVAIRSLPKNIPDYIESDVSELKVGDLIHIKELPVIDGAEYMDHAEQPVFTVIK; encoded by the coding sequence ATGAAACAGCTTACAATCAACGCAACAACTCGTAAAGAAGGGGGCTCCGCTGCCTCAGGACGCCTGCGTAAAGAAGGCAAGATCCCTGCGATAGCATACGGTAAATCTAAAGACCCGACGAAGCTTTTCGTAGACTCCAGCGAACTGCGGGTTGCCCTTCGAGAGATTGGCAACTCGACTCCAATCGTAAAAGTGAAGGAGGGAAAGGGTGCGGTACGTACTTCCATTATACAAGAAGTTCAGCGCCATGCCATCACTGACAAGTACTTGCATGTAGACTTTCGCGAAATCGCTGATGACGAAGTTGTTCAGCTGGAAGTCCCGGTACACGCCGTCGGTGAGCCTTGGGGTGTCAAAAACGAAGGGGGTACTTTAGAGTACGTGGCCCACTCAGTCGCTATTCGCTCTTTGCCCAAGAACATCCCAGACTACATCGAGAGTGATGTTAGCGAATTGAAAGTGGGTGACCTGATCCACATTAAGGAGTTGCCTGTGATCGATGGCGCAGAATACATGGACCATGCTGAGCAACCCGTATTCACAGTCATTAAGTAA